A part of Rhinoderma darwinii isolate aRhiDar2 chromosome 1, aRhiDar2.hap1, whole genome shotgun sequence genomic DNA contains:
- the ABHD4 gene encoding (Lyso)-N-acylphosphatidylethanolamine lipase isoform X2, translating to MSQLKAVESKILQCIRNKFSARYVSLPDQNKIWTLTVSPELRDKTPLVMVHGFGGGVGLWIQNIDPLSSRRTLHAFDLLGFGRSSRPSFPGDPEGAEEQFVMSIEQWRLEMGIKDMILLGHSLGGFLATSYSMRYPQRVKHLILVDPWGFPVLPTDPNEVRSPPAWVKAVAAVLGRSNPLAVVRAAGPWGPRLVQRFRPDLKRKFEDFFDDDTIMEYIYHCNAQTPSGESAFKTMMEKFGWAKRPMMSRIDSIPKDLPITFIYGAETWIDQNTGEKAKVLRPDSYVNTLAIKGASHHVYADQPRVFNDVVEEICDAVD from the exons ATGTCTCAATTAAAGGCTGTCGAGTCCAAGATTCTTCAGT GTATCCGCAACAAATTTTCTGCTCGCTATGTCTCCCTACCTGATCAGAATAAGATCTGGACACTGACCGTGAGCCCTGAACTCCGTGACAAGACTCCACTAGTGATGGTTCATGGATTTGGAGGGGGAGTAGGACTCTGGATTCAGAACATAGACCCTCTTAGTAGTCGACGAACACTTCATGCCTTTGATTTGTTGGGATTTGGTCGCAGCTCTCGACCATCCTTCCCCGGTGATCCAGAGGGAGCAGAAGAGCAATTTGTGATGTCAATTGAGCAATGGAGACTGGAAATGGGAATCAAGGACATGATTCTCCTGGGTCACAGTCTAGGTGGATTCCTAGCTACATCCTATTCCATGCGATACCCTCAGAG GGTGAAGCATCTTATTCTTGTTGACCCGTGGGGCTTTCCTGTTCTACCTACAGACCCCAACGAGGTGCGTTCTCCCCCAGCCTGGGTGAAAGCCGTGGCTGCAGTTCTTGGACGATCCAATCCTTTGGCAGTTGTCCGAGCAGCCGGACCTTGGG GTCCCAGACTGGTGCAGAGATTTCGTCCAGATCTCAAGAGGAAATTTGAAGATTTCTTTGACGATGACACCATCATGGAATATATTTACCACTGCAATGCCCAAACTCCTAG TGGCGAAAGTGCCTTCAAAACCATGATGGAGAAGTTTGGCTGGGCTAAACGTCCAATGATGTCCCGTATTGATTCAATCCCGAAAGACCTTCCCATCACATTCATCTATGGAGCGGAGACCTGGATTGATCAAAATACAGGTGAAAAGGCCAAAGTCCTGCGACCTGACTCCTACGTCAACACTTTG GCCATCAAAGGTGCTTCTCACCATGTATATGCAGATCAACCAAGAGTCTTCAATGATGTGGTGGAAGAGATTTGTGATGCGGTGGATTGA
- the ABHD4 gene encoding (Lyso)-N-acylphosphatidylethanolamine lipase isoform X1 has translation MPGLQESDPVMAEELQEQSPSWLTGWIPSWCPTSMSQLKAVESKILQCIRNKFSARYVSLPDQNKIWTLTVSPELRDKTPLVMVHGFGGGVGLWIQNIDPLSSRRTLHAFDLLGFGRSSRPSFPGDPEGAEEQFVMSIEQWRLEMGIKDMILLGHSLGGFLATSYSMRYPQRVKHLILVDPWGFPVLPTDPNEVRSPPAWVKAVAAVLGRSNPLAVVRAAGPWGPRLVQRFRPDLKRKFEDFFDDDTIMEYIYHCNAQTPSGESAFKTMMEKFGWAKRPMMSRIDSIPKDLPITFIYGAETWIDQNTGEKAKVLRPDSYVNTLAIKGASHHVYADQPRVFNDVVEEICDAVD, from the exons GTCTCCGAGTTGGTTAACCGGCTGGATCCCATCTTGGTGCCCAACCTCCATGTCTCAATTAAAGGCTGTCGAGTCCAAGATTCTTCAGT GTATCCGCAACAAATTTTCTGCTCGCTATGTCTCCCTACCTGATCAGAATAAGATCTGGACACTGACCGTGAGCCCTGAACTCCGTGACAAGACTCCACTAGTGATGGTTCATGGATTTGGAGGGGGAGTAGGACTCTGGATTCAGAACATAGACCCTCTTAGTAGTCGACGAACACTTCATGCCTTTGATTTGTTGGGATTTGGTCGCAGCTCTCGACCATCCTTCCCCGGTGATCCAGAGGGAGCAGAAGAGCAATTTGTGATGTCAATTGAGCAATGGAGACTGGAAATGGGAATCAAGGACATGATTCTCCTGGGTCACAGTCTAGGTGGATTCCTAGCTACATCCTATTCCATGCGATACCCTCAGAG GGTGAAGCATCTTATTCTTGTTGACCCGTGGGGCTTTCCTGTTCTACCTACAGACCCCAACGAGGTGCGTTCTCCCCCAGCCTGGGTGAAAGCCGTGGCTGCAGTTCTTGGACGATCCAATCCTTTGGCAGTTGTCCGAGCAGCCGGACCTTGGG GTCCCAGACTGGTGCAGAGATTTCGTCCAGATCTCAAGAGGAAATTTGAAGATTTCTTTGACGATGACACCATCATGGAATATATTTACCACTGCAATGCCCAAACTCCTAG TGGCGAAAGTGCCTTCAAAACCATGATGGAGAAGTTTGGCTGGGCTAAACGTCCAATGATGTCCCGTATTGATTCAATCCCGAAAGACCTTCCCATCACATTCATCTATGGAGCGGAGACCTGGATTGATCAAAATACAGGTGAAAAGGCCAAAGTCCTGCGACCTGACTCCTACGTCAACACTTTG GCCATCAAAGGTGCTTCTCACCATGTATATGCAGATCAACCAAGAGTCTTCAATGATGTGGTGGAAGAGATTTGTGATGCGGTGGATTGA